The following proteins come from a genomic window of Hymenobacter canadensis:
- a CDS encoding homoserine dehydrogenase — translation MSINSAPAPAPLRIGLIGFGCVGQGLYDILQQQPESGFEIARIAVKSTTKARTLPLDRFDFQADDLLQDASLDVLVEVIDDADEAFRLVREALRQGRRVVTANKAMLARHLQELVQLQQQTGGTLLYEAAVCGSIPIIRTLDAYFGAEPLRSVTGILNGSSNYVLTRMGEQGADYAPALDEAQQKGFAETDPALDMGAFDPRSKTVILAAHAYGTFLQPDEVLNLGIESISAVDIAFAATLGRKIKVVAGLQRLPDGRVTALVTPLLVAPESPLYAVDHEFNGVVIEADFAGEQFLRGRGAGGHPTGSAVLADLAAIRQGYAYQYPKLHAAPLTYATDLELEIYLRTDEDRLIDALDFTEISEEADEDGYVVGYVALANLLRLRDKLREYGAFVVRTGQVRPLSSPVAAREFEDAL, via the coding sequence ATGTCCATTAATTCTGCTCCCGCCCCTGCCCCGCTTCGTATTGGCCTGATCGGGTTCGGCTGCGTGGGCCAGGGCCTCTACGACATCCTGCAGCAACAGCCCGAATCGGGCTTCGAAATTGCCCGCATTGCCGTCAAGAGCACCACCAAAGCCCGCACGCTGCCGCTGGACCGGTTCGATTTTCAGGCCGACGACCTGCTGCAGGATGCTTCGCTGGATGTGCTGGTAGAGGTGATTGACGACGCCGACGAGGCTTTTCGGCTGGTGCGCGAAGCCTTACGCCAGGGCCGCCGCGTGGTCACGGCCAACAAGGCCATGCTGGCCCGCCACCTGCAGGAGCTGGTGCAGCTGCAGCAGCAAACCGGCGGCACGCTGCTCTACGAAGCAGCTGTGTGCGGCAGCATCCCCATCATTCGCACCCTCGATGCCTACTTCGGGGCCGAGCCACTGCGCAGCGTGACCGGCATCCTCAACGGCTCCTCAAACTACGTGCTGACCCGCATGGGCGAGCAGGGCGCCGACTACGCGCCGGCCTTGGACGAGGCCCAGCAGAAAGGCTTCGCTGAAACCGACCCCGCGCTGGACATGGGCGCCTTCGACCCACGCTCCAAAACCGTGATTCTGGCCGCCCACGCCTACGGCACGTTCCTGCAGCCCGATGAGGTGTTGAACCTGGGTATCGAGAGCATCAGCGCCGTGGATATTGCGTTTGCCGCCACGCTGGGCCGCAAAATAAAGGTGGTGGCCGGCTTGCAGCGCCTGCCCGACGGCCGCGTAACGGCCCTGGTGACGCCGCTGCTGGTGGCGCCCGAGTCGCCGCTCTACGCCGTCGACCATGAATTCAATGGCGTGGTGATTGAGGCCGATTTCGCCGGCGAGCAGTTTCTGCGGGGCCGCGGGGCCGGTGGGCACCCCACTGGCTCGGCCGTGCTGGCCGACCTAGCCGCCATCCGCCAAGGCTACGCCTACCAATACCCGAAGCTGCACGCCGCGCCACTCACCTACGCCACCGACCTGGAGCTGGAAATCTACCTGCGCACCGATGAGGACCGGCTGATTGACGCGCTGGACTTCACCGAAATATCGGAGGAAGCCGACGAGGACGGCTACGTGGTGGGCTACGTGGCCCTGGCCAACCTGCTGCGCCTCCGCGACAAGCTGCGCGAATACGGAGCCTTCGTGGTGCGCACCGGCCAGGTGCGGCCCCTCTCCTCCCCGGTTGCAGCCCGGGAGTTTGAGGATGCCCTGTAG
- a CDS encoding homoserine O-acetyltransferase family protein, producing the protein MSSTISSDEPHVFRLPRPLRLENGALLPQVEVAYQTYGRLNAARDNVVWVCHALTANANVLDWWPGLFGAGCHFDPADWFVVCANVVGSCYGSTGPVAPPNSTAESLYHAFPLLTVRDLVAVHEALREHLALRQINTLIGGSLGGQQAVEWAVQQPTLFENLVLIATNARHSAWGIAFNEAQRLAIFADPTYAAATPEGGAAGLRAARAMALLSYRSYDAYQRSQTEPTDDALDGFRASSYQRYQGDKLVARFNAYSYVALSRTMDSHHVGRGRSGVREALGRIRARTLVVGITSDVLFPPTEQQLLAQHIQGAMYAEMDSQYGHDGFLLETTQLTHFLERFSVQTYVH; encoded by the coding sequence ATGAGTTCTACCATTTCCTCCGACGAGCCGCACGTGTTCCGGTTGCCCCGGCCGCTGCGGCTGGAAAACGGGGCGCTGCTGCCGCAGGTGGAAGTAGCCTACCAGACCTACGGCCGCCTCAACGCCGCGCGCGACAACGTGGTGTGGGTATGCCACGCCCTCACGGCCAACGCCAACGTGCTCGACTGGTGGCCCGGCCTGTTCGGGGCCGGCTGCCACTTCGACCCGGCCGACTGGTTTGTGGTGTGCGCCAACGTGGTGGGCTCCTGCTACGGCAGCACCGGCCCCGTGGCGCCGCCCAATTCCACGGCGGAGTCGCTGTACCACGCGTTTCCGCTGCTGACCGTGCGCGACCTGGTGGCGGTGCATGAGGCGCTGCGCGAGCACCTGGCTTTGCGCCAGATCAATACGCTGATTGGAGGCTCGCTGGGCGGGCAGCAGGCCGTGGAGTGGGCCGTGCAGCAGCCTACGCTGTTTGAAAATCTGGTGCTGATTGCCACCAACGCCCGTCATTCGGCCTGGGGCATTGCCTTCAACGAGGCGCAGCGGCTGGCCATCTTCGCCGACCCGACGTACGCGGCGGCCACGCCCGAAGGCGGCGCGGCCGGCCTGCGGGCCGCCCGCGCCATGGCCCTGCTCAGCTACCGCAGCTACGATGCCTACCAGCGCAGCCAGACTGAACCCACCGACGACGCGCTGGACGGCTTCCGGGCCAGCTCCTACCAGCGCTACCAGGGCGACAAGCTGGTGGCCCGCTTCAACGCTTACTCCTACGTAGCCCTGAGCCGCACCATGGACTCGCACCACGTGGGGCGGGGCCGCAGCGGGGTGCGGGAGGCGCTGGGCCGCATCCGGGCCCGCACCCTCGTGGTGGGCATCACCTCCGATGTGCTGTTTCCGCCCACCGAGCAGCAGCTTTTGGCCCAGCACATCCAGGGGGCCATGTATGCCGAAATGGACTCCCAGTACGGCCACGATGGCTTTCTGCTGGAAACCACCCAGCTCACGCATTTTCTCGAACGATTTTCCGTCCAGACCTATGTCCATTAA
- a CDS encoding O-acetylhomoserine aminocarboxypropyltransferase/cysteine synthase family protein produces the protein MSTQNLHFETLQLHAGQQPDPVTGSRAVPIHQTTSYVFKNAEHGANLFALKEFGNIYTRLMNPTTDVFEQRVAALEGGVAALAVSSGQAAQFIALNNILQAGDNFLSTKHLYGGTYNQFKVAFKRLGIEARFADGDQPATFEGLIDEKTKAIYLETIGNPSFSIPDFEAIAAIARKHDLPLIVDNTFGAGGYLFRPLEHGASIVVESATKWIGGHGTSVGGVIVDGGTYDFGNGKFPQFTEPSDGYHGLVFNDVFGKNGPFGNIAFIIRARVEGLRDFGPSQSPFNSFLLLQGLETLSLRVERTVENALRVATWLEQHPQVEAVNYPGLPSSPYHKLAQKYLKRGYGGVLTFAIKGSKETATQFIDNLKLVSHLANVGDAKTLIIQPSATTHQQLSDEEQRAAGVLPTLLRLSVGIEHFDDIRADLQQAFDAVRNAATPDATETTLLPEPQPEHAAPLEV, from the coding sequence ATGTCCACGCAGAACCTCCACTTCGAGACCCTTCAGCTCCACGCCGGCCAGCAGCCCGACCCTGTTACCGGTTCGCGCGCCGTGCCCATTCACCAGACCACCAGCTACGTGTTCAAGAACGCCGAGCACGGGGCCAACCTGTTTGCCCTGAAGGAGTTCGGCAACATCTACACCCGTCTGATGAACCCGACCACCGACGTGTTTGAGCAGCGCGTGGCGGCCCTGGAAGGCGGCGTGGCGGCCCTGGCAGTATCGTCGGGGCAGGCGGCGCAGTTCATTGCCCTCAACAACATTCTGCAGGCCGGCGACAACTTTTTGAGCACCAAGCACCTGTACGGCGGCACCTACAACCAGTTCAAGGTGGCCTTCAAGCGGTTGGGCATTGAGGCGCGCTTCGCCGACGGCGACCAGCCGGCCACGTTTGAGGGCCTGATTGACGAGAAGACCAAGGCTATTTACTTGGAAACCATCGGCAACCCCAGCTTCAGCATTCCGGATTTTGAGGCCATTGCCGCCATTGCCCGCAAGCACGACCTGCCGCTCATCGTGGACAACACCTTTGGGGCAGGCGGCTACCTGTTCCGGCCGCTGGAGCACGGCGCCAGCATCGTGGTGGAATCGGCTACCAAGTGGATTGGCGGCCACGGCACCAGCGTGGGCGGCGTGATTGTGGACGGCGGCACCTACGACTTCGGCAACGGCAAATTTCCGCAATTTACGGAGCCTTCCGACGGCTACCACGGCCTGGTGTTCAACGACGTATTTGGCAAGAATGGCCCGTTCGGCAACATTGCCTTCATCATCCGGGCCCGGGTGGAAGGGCTGCGCGACTTCGGCCCCTCGCAGAGCCCGTTCAACTCCTTTTTGCTGCTGCAGGGCCTCGAAACGCTGAGTTTGCGGGTGGAGCGCACCGTGGAAAACGCGCTACGCGTGGCTACCTGGCTGGAGCAGCATCCGCAGGTGGAAGCCGTGAACTACCCCGGCCTGCCCAGCAGCCCCTACCACAAGCTGGCCCAGAAATACCTGAAACGCGGCTACGGCGGCGTGCTCACCTTCGCCATCAAAGGCAGCAAGGAAACCGCCACCCAGTTCATCGACAACCTGAAGCTGGTGAGCCACCTGGCCAACGTCGGCGACGCCAAAACGCTCATCATCCAGCCCTCGGCCACCACGCACCAGCAGCTTTCCGACGAGGAGCAGCGCGCCGCCGGCGTATTGCCCACGCTGCTGCGCCTGTCGGTGGGCATTGAGCACTTTGACGACATTCGGGCCGATTTGCAGCAGGCCTTCGATGCCGTGCGCAACGCCGCCACGCCGGACGCCACAGAAACTACGCTGCTGCCCGAGCCGCAGCCCGAACATGCCGCACCGCTGGAGGTGTAA
- a CDS encoding LysM peptidoglycan-binding domain-containing protein → MGLFDFLSNEGEKKPVEPVKPATTGGATDFFGNANQAAGDTYTVVSGDSLSKIARNHYGDGTKWKQIYEANKAIIGSDPDKIEIGQVLTLPKE, encoded by the coding sequence ATGGGACTCTTTGATTTTCTCTCGAACGAAGGCGAAAAAAAGCCCGTTGAACCTGTTAAGCCCGCTACCACCGGCGGTGCTACCGATTTCTTCGGCAACGCCAACCAGGCGGCCGGCGACACCTACACGGTAGTAAGCGGCGATTCACTTTCCAAAATTGCCCGCAACCACTACGGCGACGGCACCAAATGGAAGCAGATCTACGAAGCCAACAAGGCCATCATCGGCTCTGACCCCGACAAGATCGAAATCGGCCAGGTACTGACCCTGCCAAAAGAATAG
- a CDS encoding lipocalin family protein: MKTLSHPFRYLASLLMLVSLFAASCGSKEGKVEGVNMLYGTQSKIWKTDKELSAAGDKVKQTDMQEDERITFFADGKYNMTSPAGAVNGKYTFDQAGKTITMTPDGAAQSNSFNVVTLTDDKLTLKSDAGAELRLEKE, from the coding sequence ATGAAAACTCTCTCCCATCCGTTCCGCTACCTGGCCAGCCTCTTGATGCTCGTTTCGCTGTTTGCTGCTTCGTGCGGCAGCAAAGAAGGCAAAGTAGAAGGTGTAAATATGCTCTACGGCACCCAGAGCAAAATCTGGAAAACCGACAAAGAACTGAGCGCTGCCGGCGACAAAGTGAAGCAAACCGACATGCAGGAAGACGAGCGGATCACGTTCTTCGCTGACGGTAAGTACAACATGACCTCGCCCGCGGGTGCTGTGAATGGCAAGTACACCTTCGACCAAGCCGGCAAAACCATTACCATGACGCCCGACGGTGCTGCCCAAAGCAACTCGTTCAACGTAGTAACGCTCACCGATGACAAGCTCACGCTGAAAAGCGACGCTGGCGCTGAGCTGCGTCTCGAGAAAGAGTAG
- a CDS encoding erythromycin esterase family protein, with the protein MSFIKMLALSGLLAFAAGPLRAQMAPATVQSAAAASLPTHPIRSISPTDTDFPDLEFLRQEIGGARVVMLGEPTHGEGNVFEAKIRLMRFLQERMGFTTVAFESGFYELDRAQRELQKGTPAAEAIDNSVFGVWTSTREFRELLPLLGPGKLKVAGFDYQLSGAYQDELLEELEVFLKPEKGADGIAYDYLDECISTMGELYLFPPSHQIGLFNLQVNKARKVLEKVAVGPDARRRERAAFWLQNLRSLQAMAHDYTTNDPGVKDSTEWTPTTSNPRDAQMADNLLWYARQHPQEKIICWGALPHLANKVAALKNAETNGFRPMGQAVKAGLGAEAVYLLGTLAGGGTHGFGSWGKYLPVPTPALGTLEAELLAQGAEYSFVSLKHDAPGRSLTTYAFSYRPMTGPWREVVDGFLFLKSVNPPHGAQPVAGRSENDSASTASSPLPNPPVNSPNPSQRAIAAKTGAAFTLSGAVLDRKTSQPVPFATVAVPARSAGTVTDAQGRFRLEARRGELVQISSIGYEPATLAATQSEAALSVSLVPAAFALADVRVSAQSQDPKRIMKKVIKAIEANYEQRDYTQQLYTHRRIMGYDTLSHETEYTGQEWTPAGYQHWAGGFLSLEKQPIVRVQEKRLIAGKEDGRIYMEPGYGFSGGFDPVRVSPLFKNATMGKFLLRLDSIEQRGGETYYVLRFAAKRASQRATGHGFVSGYSGKLYVRQQDYAVVRYESLWQHDTAEVNAIAHKYYGTRSSIRNYFPAVYQDHRTTHVVTYQQSSKGRYYAATSVAQSVEVGHVLGRKPFYNQKTCDLYYTPPTVVPAAEIPDVKAHPELHGTGIWQLAKVPYRPEFWQTYQRPLPAEPAPTLEATK; encoded by the coding sequence ATGTCCTTTATAAAAATGCTAGCCCTGAGTGGCCTGCTGGCCTTCGCGGCCGGCCCGCTGCGGGCCCAGATGGCCCCGGCTACCGTTCAAAGTGCGGCTGCCGCCTCACTGCCCACCCATCCCATACGCAGCATCAGCCCCACCGACACCGACTTCCCGGACCTGGAGTTTCTGCGTCAGGAAATTGGTGGGGCGCGGGTGGTGATGCTGGGCGAGCCGACCCACGGGGAAGGCAACGTGTTCGAAGCCAAAATCCGGCTCATGCGCTTTCTGCAGGAGCGTATGGGCTTTACCACGGTGGCCTTCGAAAGTGGCTTTTACGAGCTGGACCGAGCCCAGCGGGAGTTGCAGAAAGGCACGCCGGCGGCCGAGGCAATTGACAACAGCGTTTTTGGCGTGTGGACGAGTACCCGCGAGTTTCGGGAATTGCTGCCGCTGCTGGGGCCAGGCAAGCTGAAGGTAGCTGGGTTCGACTACCAGTTGAGCGGGGCTTATCAGGATGAGTTGCTGGAAGAGCTGGAAGTCTTCCTCAAGCCGGAGAAAGGCGCTGACGGCATCGCCTACGATTACCTGGATGAGTGCATTAGCACCATGGGCGAGCTTTACCTGTTCCCGCCTTCCCACCAGATTGGCTTGTTCAATCTGCAGGTTAACAAGGCCCGCAAGGTGCTCGAAAAAGTGGCCGTTGGCCCCGATGCCCGGCGTCGGGAGCGGGCCGCCTTCTGGCTCCAAAATCTGCGCAGCCTCCAGGCCATGGCCCACGACTACACCACCAACGACCCCGGCGTGAAAGACTCCACGGAGTGGACGCCCACCACCAGCAACCCCCGCGACGCGCAAATGGCCGATAATCTGCTCTGGTACGCGCGTCAGCATCCGCAGGAAAAAATAATTTGCTGGGGCGCCCTGCCCCATTTGGCCAACAAAGTGGCAGCGCTGAAGAACGCGGAAACCAACGGCTTCCGCCCGATGGGGCAGGCCGTGAAAGCTGGGTTGGGCGCGGAGGCTGTGTACTTGCTGGGCACGCTGGCCGGCGGCGGCACCCACGGCTTCGGCTCCTGGGGAAAGTACCTGCCGGTGCCCACGCCCGCACTGGGCACGCTGGAAGCCGAGTTGCTGGCGCAAGGGGCGGAATACAGCTTCGTGAGCCTGAAGCACGACGCCCCGGGCCGGAGCCTGACTACCTACGCCTTCAGTTACCGCCCCATGACCGGCCCTTGGCGCGAGGTGGTAGATGGCTTCCTGTTCCTGAAATCAGTGAACCCGCCCCACGGCGCGCAGCCAGTAGCCGGCCGGTCCGAAAACGACTCGGCCTCCACGGCCAGCTCCCCGCTACCCAATCCGCCGGTCAACTCCCCCAATCCATCCCAGCGGGCTATAGCAGCCAAAACCGGCGCGGCTTTCACGCTTAGCGGCGCAGTGCTCGACCGCAAAACGAGCCAGCCGGTGCCTTTTGCCACGGTGGCCGTGCCCGCCCGCAGCGCCGGCACCGTGACCGATGCCCAGGGCCGGTTTCGGCTGGAAGCGCGCCGGGGCGAGCTGGTGCAGATCAGCAGCATCGGTTATGAGCCAGCTACGCTGGCTGCCACCCAGAGCGAGGCCGCGCTGAGCGTGAGTCTGGTGCCGGCCGCCTTCGCCCTGGCCGACGTGCGGGTGAGTGCCCAGTCGCAGGACCCGAAGCGCATCATGAAAAAGGTGATTAAGGCCATCGAAGCCAACTACGAGCAGCGGGACTATACTCAGCAGCTATACACGCACCGCCGTATTATGGGATATGACACTTTGAGCCACGAAACGGAGTATACCGGCCAAGAGTGGACGCCCGCCGGCTACCAGCACTGGGCGGGGGGCTTTCTGAGTCTGGAAAAACAACCCATAGTACGCGTACAGGAAAAGCGGCTAATAGCCGGAAAAGAGGACGGTCGTATCTACATGGAGCCAGGCTACGGTTTTTCCGGCGGATTTGATCCGGTACGCGTTTCTCCGTTGTTCAAAAACGCGACCATGGGTAAATTCCTCCTACGGCTGGACAGTATTGAGCAGCGAGGCGGAGAAACGTACTACGTGCTACGCTTCGCTGCAAAGCGGGCCAGTCAGCGTGCTACCGGACATGGATTCGTGAGCGGCTATTCGGGTAAACTCTACGTGCGGCAGCAGGACTACGCGGTAGTGCGCTACGAAAGCCTCTGGCAGCACGATACGGCAGAAGTAAACGCCATAGCGCACAAATACTACGGCACCAGGAGCAGCATTCGCAACTACTTTCCTGCCGTATATCAGGACCACCGCACTACACATGTAGTTACGTATCAGCAGAGCAGCAAGGGCCGTTACTACGCGGCTACCAGTGTAGCCCAGTCGGTGGAAGTGGGGCACGTACTGGGCCGCAAGCCTTTCTACAACCAGAAAACCTGCGACTTGTACTACACGCCGCCCACCGTGGTGCCAGCCGCCGAAATCCCCGATGTCAAGGCCCACCCGGAGCTACACGGCACCGGTATTTGGCAACTGGCCAAAGTGCCCTACCGCCCCGAGTTCTGGCAAACCTACCAGCGCCCCCTGCCCGCCGAGCCGGCCCCGACGCTGGAGGCCACTAAATAA